In one Rutidosis leptorrhynchoides isolate AG116_Rl617_1_P2 chromosome 8, CSIRO_AGI_Rlap_v1, whole genome shotgun sequence genomic region, the following are encoded:
- the LOC139864625 gene encoding uncharacterized protein — translation MGDPTRGQSMEALMKATRAGNGHAIRQPAVNTDFEVKGQILNMITHQCQFRGTPKEDAFEHLRNIKSICNLFKIAQVEDVVIYLRVFPWSLKDDAKDWLESFPEGDIDSWTTMEDKFLLHFFPASKAAQLQSDINHFTQKPHETLYDAWTRFDESITALRQDSESTKQQVRSHQASIQNLERDVGRIAQSLTERPPDALPSNTQVNPNVNGPPRTILTNTDRSDVKNKEPQVSNYSQVNAIFGVEGYDSDEVISTYTHNGIDGWIRVSDITPTYGNYLMSLMTGSSSSSGNQESEVKSLETTESHEFNVDDIKVEEEVKPSPTLKVYKPPIPYPRAIQSEQPKDTVCKSINSNENIFVHVLLVDVLAGMPNYGKFLKDLMAKKGEHEQASSAFLEAECAAILKKSDMPPKLGDPGPFIVPCRIDDSEIFKCLTDSGASINLMPLSVYSRLGLDELKLTNTGVRLINQTISKPIGIAENLVIKIGELEFPADFVVVDMPEDKVVPIVLGRPFLATAGALTDWRTCKLILRDRGKTLSFQTKFSIKPPPTPIDSVNALTSETNNVKTETSKKPKCGGGVVKEKLEVKPPDDSVVDRSMRRVKKVMNKKDEQLRLRLVSNLSKKEKEKLRELTRESRAADD, via the exons ATGGGTGATCCAACGCGAGGTCAGTCCATGGAAGCTTTAATGAAAGCCACGAGGGCTGGTAATGGACATGCCATTAGACAACCGGCAGTCAACACAGATTTTGAGGTCAAGGGGCAGATTCTTAACATGATAACTCATCAAtgtcagttcaggggtacaccgaaagaggatgcattcgagcaccTTCGAAATATTAAGAGTATTTGTAATTTGTTCAAGATTGCTCAGGTTGAAGATGTTGTTAtttatttgagggtttttccttggtctttgaaagacgACGCCAAGGACTGGTTAGAATCATTTCCTGAAGGTGATATTGATAGTTGGACTACGATGGAAGATAAGTTTCTGTTGCATTTCTTTCCAGCTTCTAAGGCTGCTCAATTGCAAAGTGACATTAATCACTTCActcagaagccacatgagacactttatgatgcatgGACACGGTTTG ATGAAAGCATCACGGCGTTGAGGCAAGATAGTGAGTCAACAAAACAGCAAGTGCGAAGTCACCAGGCCTCGATTCAGAATttggaacgggatgtggggcgtatAGCTCAATCTCTAACAGAGAGACCACCGGATGCTCTCCCTTCAAATACGCAAGTTAATCCGAATGTCAATGGGCCACCTCGAACAATCTTGACTAATACCGACCGAAGTGATGTGAAGAATAAAGAGCCTCAAGTTTCTAATTATTCGCAAGTTAATGCTATTTTTGGTGTTGAGGGTTATGATTCCGATGAGGTTATATCGACTTATACTCATAATGGTATAGACGGTTGGATTAGAGTTAGTGATATAACTCCCACGTATGGTAATTACTTGATGAGTTTGATGACGGGGAGTTCTTCTAGTTCGGGTAATCAAGAGTCGGAAGTGAAGAGTCTTGAGACTACCGAGTCTCATGAGTTCAATGTTGATGATATTAAAGTAGAAGAAGAGGTGAAACCTTCACCTACATTGAAAGTTTACAAGCCGCCTATTCCATATCCGAGAGCTATTCAATCCGAGCAACCGAAGGACACTGTTTGTAAGTCTATTAATTCTAATGAAAATATTTTTGTGCATGTACTTTTGGTTGATgttcttgcaggtatgcccaattatgggaaatttTTGAAAGATTTAATGGCGAAGAAGGGTGAGCATGAGCAGGCATCCTCCGCGTTTCTTGAAGCGGAATGCGCTGCTATTTTGAAGAAGAGTGATATGCCACCAAAGTTAGGTGATCCCGGGCCATTCATAGTGCCCTGTAGGATTGATGACTCTGAAATTTTTAAGTGTTTAACTGATTCAGGTgcgagtatcaatcttatgccattaTCTGTTTATTCACGTTTGGGTTTAGATGAACTTAAGTTGACTAATACTGGAGTTAGATTGATTAACCAGACAATTAGTAAAcccatagggattgctgaaaatttGGTGATTAAAATAGGTGAATTAGAGTTCCCAGCAGACTTTGTGGTTGTTGATATGCCGGAGGATAAGGTTGTACCCAttgttttaggtagaccatttttagcaactgcaggTGCATTAACTGACTGGAGGACTTGTAAGTTGATTTTGAGGGATAGAGGTAAGACTTTGAGTTTTCAAACAAAGTTTAGTATTAAACCACCACCCACACCCATTGATTCTGTGAATGCTTTGACTAGTGAAACTAATAATGTTAAAACGGAGACTAGTAAAAAGCCTAAGTGTGGGGGTGGAGTTGTTAAAGAAAAACTCGAGGTTAAACCGCCCGATGATAGTGTTGTTGATAGGTCTATGAGAAGGGTTAAGAAAGTGATGAATAAGAAAGATGAGCAGTTAAGACTCCGATTAGTTTCTAATTTATCTAAAAAAGAGAAAGAAAAGTTGAGGGAACTGACTAGGGAGTCAAGGGCCGCGGATGATTAG